From Hippea alviniae EP5-r, the proteins below share one genomic window:
- a CDS encoding ABC transporter permease: MKTYIFTRILLSIPMVLIILTIVFFVLRVLPGNPVLAMLGPKAPPQVVKAMEHQMGLDKPILVQYANYLKDIAKGDFGKSTVTGMPVIDELKQKFPATLELTIFAMIIAVVIGIFYGTFAAYKLGSPIDVSARIYSIFVYSFPVFWFGLMLQLVFGVWLNWLPVSGESSPFMTPDKTYTGMYVVDAIINGQWDVLKDSLMHLILPSITLGVVISSIFVRMVRSNVILTLSSQFVVAARARGIKEKTVLFKHALKNALPPILTIMGLQFALLLGGAVLTEVTFSWPGIGSYLVSRIHARDFPAIQGTVVFFAIFVAIISILVDVINAWINPRVRY; the protein is encoded by the coding sequence GTGAAAACCTACATCTTCACAAGGATACTTTTATCCATCCCGATGGTGCTTATAATCCTAACAATTGTATTCTTTGTTTTAAGGGTGCTGCCGGGCAATCCTGTCCTTGCTATGCTTGGGCCTAAAGCACCGCCGCAGGTCGTAAAAGCCATGGAACATCAGATGGGGCTGGATAAACCTATCCTTGTTCAGTATGCGAACTATTTAAAAGACATAGCAAAGGGTGATTTTGGCAAATCAACGGTTACAGGAATGCCTGTAATCGATGAGTTAAAACAGAAGTTTCCAGCAACATTAGAGCTAACCATCTTTGCAATGATAATTGCCGTTGTTATCGGAATATTCTACGGAACATTTGCAGCGTATAAGTTGGGCTCACCAATAGATGTCTCAGCCCGTATCTATTCAATATTCGTTTACTCATTCCCTGTCTTCTGGTTTGGTTTGATGCTTCAGTTGGTATTTGGTGTCTGGCTTAATTGGCTTCCTGTATCTGGCGAGTCATCACCGTTTATGACACCAGACAAAACATACACAGGCATGTATGTCGTTGATGCGATAATAAACGGACAGTGGGATGTTTTAAAAGATTCTCTGATGCATTTAATTTTGCCTTCCATAACGCTTGGTGTTGTTATTTCGAGTATATTTGTAAGAATGGTGCGCTCAAATGTTATACTGACACTATCGTCTCAGTTTGTTGTGGCAGCCAGAGCAAGAGGAATCAAAGAAAAAACCGTTCTATTCAAACACGCCTTAAAAAACGCTTTACCGCCTATTCTTACAATTATGGGTCTTCAATTCGCCCTTCTGCTTGGTGGTGCAGTTTTGACTGAAGTTACATTCTCATGGCCTGGAATAGGCAGTTATTTGGTTTCGAGAATACATGCAAGGGATTTTCCTGCTATTCAAGGCACTGTTGTATTTTTTGCTATATTTGTTGCTATCATAAGTATTTTGGTTGATGTTATAAACGCATGGATAAACCCACGAGTGAGGTATTAG
- a CDS encoding ABC transporter permease: MIENSNQMISAKFSSFLKDLLGDSSGKMAFAGFVLLTIFILMAIFAPLIAPYSPTQPSGQPLLPPNIHHLMGTDNLGYDVFSRFIYGSRMALTIAFIATLIAAAVGIPTGLIVGYIGGPLDRVITMIMDSVYTFPGLILAIAIAAVLGPGIINISLSIAVVYIPTYYRVIRSQVASVKNELYVESAYSIGAKTSTIIFKYILPNVLPSIIVVLSMNIADAIMTEAGLSFLGLGITPPTPDWGYDLANGQQFIVSNNWWMAFFPGIAIILIVLGFSMFAEGLNEYFNPNIGEKR; this comes from the coding sequence ATGATAGAAAACTCAAACCAGATGATTTCAGCAAAGTTTTCTTCTTTTTTAAAAGACTTACTCGGAGACTCAAGCGGCAAAATGGCATTTGCCGGGTTTGTTCTGCTTACAATTTTCATTTTAATGGCAATATTTGCACCATTAATCGCACCATACAGCCCAACTCAACCATCAGGTCAACCACTGCTTCCACCAAACATCCATCATCTCATGGGAACGGACAACCTTGGCTATGATGTATTCAGTAGGTTTATTTACGGTTCAAGAATGGCTTTAACCATAGCTTTTATTGCAACACTTATTGCTGCGGCAGTCGGTATTCCAACCGGGCTTATTGTTGGATATATAGGTGGACCCTTAGATAGAGTCATAACTATGATTATGGACTCTGTCTATACATTTCCTGGGCTTATACTTGCAATAGCTATAGCCGCTGTATTAGGGCCTGGGATAATAAACATCTCTCTTTCCATCGCTGTCGTTTACATACCCACATATTACAGGGTTATAAGAAGCCAGGTTGCAAGTGTAAAAAACGAGCTTTATGTTGAGAGCGCATACTCAATCGGTGCAAAAACATCGACAATCATATTTAAATACATACTGCCCAATGTGTTGCCTTCGATTATCGTTGTTTTATCAATGAACATAGCTGATGCTATAATGACTGAAGCTGGTTTAAGTTTCTTGGGTCTTGGTATAACACCGCCAACACCAGACTGGGGCTATGACTTAGCAAATGGTCAGCAGTTCATAGTCTCAAACAACTGGTGGATGGCCTTCTTTCCGGGTATAGCCATAATTTTGATTGTATTGGGATTTAGTATGTTTGCAGAAGGTCTAAATGAGTACTTCAATCCAAACATAGGAGAGAAGAGATAA
- a CDS encoding ABC transporter ATP-binding protein translates to MPLVEIKNLGIRYLTRKGVIKAVDGINLTINEEESLGIVGESGCGKSTFGTAIMRLLPQNSKIEGNIFFKDRDLLKLNNEEMRKLRGKEIAMIFQDPMTSLNPIMRIRDHFFELFKVHHPDMRKEEMVEIASESLKSVGVDPKRLNNYPFEFSGGMRQRVMIAIAISLKPSLLIADEPTTALDVVVQEQIMQVLKKLKKTRKMSIMLITHDMGIVAELAETVAVMYAGHLVEYGEVKELYNNPLHPYTQLLLQSIPNVKLEDMELKFIPGSLPDPKNLPKGCRFSPRCPFAKEICSQKEPPDITIGENRRVKCWLYGD, encoded by the coding sequence ATGCCACTTGTTGAGATAAAGAATTTAGGAATTAGATATCTAACGAGAAAAGGAGTAATCAAAGCTGTTGATGGCATAAATTTAACGATAAACGAAGAAGAGAGCTTGGGTATTGTTGGTGAGAGTGGCTGTGGTAAATCAACCTTTGGCACTGCTATAATGAGACTTCTGCCGCAGAATTCAAAGATTGAAGGCAATATATTTTTCAAAGACAGAGATTTACTGAAACTAAACAATGAAGAGATGCGCAAACTTCGCGGCAAAGAGATAGCTATGATATTTCAAGACCCCATGACGAGTCTAAATCCCATTATGAGAATAAGAGACCACTTCTTTGAGCTGTTCAAGGTTCATCACCCAGATATGAGAAAAGAAGAGATGGTTGAGATAGCATCAGAATCCCTAAAGTCCGTAGGTGTTGACCCAAAGAGACTAAACAACTATCCATTTGAGTTTAGCGGTGGAATGAGACAAAGGGTTATGATAGCTATTGCAATATCTCTAAAACCTTCTCTTCTGATTGCAGACGAGCCAACAACAGCCTTAGATGTCGTCGTGCAAGAACAGATAATGCAAGTGCTTAAAAAGCTTAAGAAAACAAGAAAAATGTCAATAATGCTTATAACACACGATATGGGCATAGTGGCAGAGCTTGCAGAGACAGTAGCTGTTATGTATGCAGGGCATTTGGTTGAGTATGGCGAAGTTAAAGAACTATACAACAACCCGCTGCATCCTTACACACAGCTTCTGCTTCAATCAATACCGAATGTAAAATTAGAAGACATGGAGTTAAAATTCATACCTGGCAGTCTGCCAGACCCTAAGAATTTACCAAAAGGCTGCAGATTTTCACCAAGATGCCCGTTTGCTAAAGAGATTTGCTCTCAAAAAGAGCCACCCGATATAACTATTGGCGAAAACAGACGGGTAAAATGCTGGTTGTATGGTGATTAA
- a CDS encoding ABC transporter ATP-binding protein, whose product MEKILEVKNLKKEFELKGSWLASFFSKDKPTVKAVDDVSFSIRKGETLGIVGESGSGKTTLGRTVLRLTEPTAGSIIFKGKDLAKLPKSELRKERKNFQIIFQDPMASLNPYMRIGKIVSHPLEIHNIGTKNERKERILELFEKINLSPAEEFYNRFPKHLSGGQRQRVVIARALITNPEFIVADEPTAMLDVSVRSQILKLMIDVKETFGLTYLFITHDLASAKYICDRIGVMYLGKIVEIAKTFDLFKEPLHPYTKILMSSVPIPDPNIRREKLLPKGEIPSATKIPSGCRFHTRCPFAKEICSQKEPELKEIEKDRFVACHLI is encoded by the coding sequence ATGGAGAAAATCCTTGAAGTAAAGAACTTAAAAAAAGAGTTTGAATTAAAAGGCTCATGGCTTGCGTCCTTCTTTTCAAAAGATAAGCCAACTGTGAAAGCTGTTGATGATGTCTCTTTTAGTATAAGAAAAGGCGAAACGCTCGGTATAGTCGGAGAAAGCGGAAGCGGAAAAACAACACTCGGCAGAACGGTTTTAAGGCTAACAGAGCCAACAGCAGGAAGTATTATCTTTAAAGGCAAAGATTTAGCCAAACTGCCAAAATCGGAGCTCAGAAAAGAGCGAAAGAATTTTCAAATCATATTTCAAGACCCGATGGCGAGCTTAAACCCTTACATGAGAATTGGTAAAATTGTCTCTCATCCACTTGAGATTCACAACATAGGCACAAAAAACGAGAGAAAGGAGAGAATATTAGAGCTGTTTGAGAAGATAAATCTATCGCCGGCAGAAGAGTTTTACAACAGGTTTCCAAAACATTTAAGCGGTGGTCAAAGACAAAGGGTTGTAATAGCAAGGGCATTAATAACAAACCCAGAGTTTATCGTGGCTGATGAGCCAACAGCAATGCTTGATGTATCGGTAAGGTCTCAAATACTAAAGCTTATGATAGATGTTAAAGAGACTTTTGGTTTAACATACCTGTTTATAACCCACGATTTGGCGAGTGCAAAGTATATATGTGATAGAATAGGAGTCATGTATTTGGGTAAAATCGTTGAGATAGCAAAGACATTTGACCTTTTTAAGGAGCCACTTCATCCATATACGAAGATTTTGATGAGCTCTGTTCCTATTCCTGACCCGAATATCAGAAGAGAAAAACTCCTGCCAAAGGGTGAGATACCGTCAGCAACAAAAATACCTTCCGGCTGTAGATTCCATACACGGTGCCCATTTGCCAAAGAAATTTGCTCTCAAAAAGAGCCAGAGCTTAAAGAAATAGAAAAAGATAGATTTGTAGCTTGCCACTTGATATAA
- a CDS encoding gamma-glutamylcyclotransferase has product MRIKLFFYGTLMKGMRLHKYVNGELIGYAILENSQLYDVGWYPALVKDSYMTFGEIYEIEVKELNVIDKIEDYQEDNPDSLYLRECVKLRNLNGKIEDAYCYFYNKTEELNQPIEICDYRRYILERNNDYIWLASYGSNMSLERIKRRVGEIEEYKPVYIENFKLTFNKMADKSFQTYANIVFEKDARCPAVLQKLSFEQLNKLDSYEGAPNHYLRVTVPVILEDSQRIIAEVYIAHPDKLTDNQNPQPNYIEHIYKGYREFGFDVKLIEEALRSKP; this is encoded by the coding sequence ATGAGAATTAAACTATTTTTTTATGGCACATTAATGAAAGGCATGCGGCTTCATAAATATGTAAATGGAGAGCTTATTGGGTATGCTATTTTGGAAAATTCTCAACTCTATGATGTTGGCTGGTATCCGGCTCTTGTTAAAGATTCTTATATGACATTTGGTGAAATATACGAGATAGAAGTAAAAGAGCTTAATGTTATAGATAAAATAGAAGATTATCAGGAAGACAACCCAGATTCGCTGTATTTAAGGGAGTGTGTAAAGCTTAGGAATTTAAACGGTAAAATTGAAGATGCTTATTGCTATTTTTACAACAAGACAGAAGAGCTAAACCAACCCATAGAGATTTGCGATTATAGAAGATACATCCTTGAGAGAAATAATGACTATATCTGGCTTGCATCTTATGGTTCGAATATGAGTTTAGAGAGAATTAAAAGAAGGGTGGGAGAGATTGAAGAGTATAAGCCTGTTTACATAGAAAACTTCAAGCTGACTTTTAATAAAATGGCTGATAAAAGCTTTCAAACCTATGCGAATATAGTGTTTGAAAAAGATGCACGCTGCCCGGCTGTTTTGCAGAAGCTCTCATTTGAACAGCTAAACAAACTGGATAGTTATGAAGGTGCACCAAACCACTATTTAAGGGTTACAGTTCCTGTGATTTTAGAAGATAGCCAGAGAATTATAGCCGAAGTTTATATAGCTCATCCCGATAAACTAACGGATAATCAAAACCCACAACCTAACTATATAGAGCATATTTATAAAGGATACAGAGAGTTTGGTTTTGATGTTAAACTGATAGAAGAAGCTTTAAGGAGCAAGCCATGA
- a CDS encoding enoyl-CoA hydratase/isomerase family protein, producing MSVILKERSGSVLLITLNRPEVLNAFNNEMFEELENSLKEVEEDKSIRTVIITGNGKAFASGGDLNEIKELNFETGMRKARKAQKLFDYIENFPKPIIAAINGYALGGGLELAIACHLRIASENAKLGQPEINIGIIPGFGGTQRLPRLIGKTLAFEMILSGKPITAQRAYEIGLVNRVVKSEELINEAKELAQLLAEKPPIAVKCTIESINSGIDAPLEEGMKIEASLFGACCSTYDKNEGISAFLEKRKPIFKGE from the coding sequence ATGAGTGTAATACTCAAAGAGAGAAGTGGCTCTGTTCTGCTAATTACATTAAACAGGCCAGAAGTTTTAAATGCGTTCAATAATGAGATGTTTGAAGAGTTAGAAAACAGCTTAAAAGAAGTCGAAGAAGACAAAAGTATAAGGACTGTAATAATCACAGGCAACGGAAAGGCATTTGCAAGTGGCGGCGATTTAAACGAGATAAAAGAGCTGAATTTTGAGACTGGTATGAGAAAGGCAAGAAAAGCCCAAAAGCTGTTTGATTATATAGAGAACTTTCCAAAACCCATAATAGCTGCAATAAACGGCTATGCTTTGGGTGGCGGTTTGGAGCTTGCCATAGCTTGCCATTTAAGGATAGCATCAGAAAATGCAAAACTTGGCCAACCAGAAATTAATATAGGAATAATCCCGGGATTTGGCGGAACCCAGAGACTGCCAAGATTAATAGGTAAAACATTGGCATTTGAAATGATACTCTCGGGTAAACCCATAACAGCACAAAGGGCTTACGAAATTGGGCTTGTAAACAGAGTGGTAAAAAGCGAAGAGTTGATTAATGAAGCAAAGGAGCTGGCTCAGTTATTGGCAGAAAAACCACCAATAGCCGTAAAGTGTACAATTGAATCAATAAACAGTGGCATAGATGCACCATTAGAAGAAGGAATGAAGATAGAAGCATCTCTTTTTGGTGCGTGTTGCTCAACATATGACAAAAACGAAGGAATAAGCGCCTTTTTAGAGAAAAGAAAACCCATTTTTAAAGGAGAGTAA
- the rpsT gene encoding 30S ribosomal protein S20, which produces MANHKSAAKRARQNKKRYMRNKAYRTRLKNVLKKARLIIEQENDRETVEKHLREAERVIRKIYSKGVIKENKASRLISRLYQKAHKKFTQAEAEAS; this is translated from the coding sequence GTGGCTAATCACAAGTCTGCTGCAAAAAGGGCAAGACAGAACAAGAAGAGATACATGAGAAATAAAGCCTACAGGACAAGGCTTAAGAATGTGTTAAAAAAAGCAAGACTTATAATAGAACAGGAAAACGACAGAGAAACTGTCGAAAAACACCTTAGGGAAGCAGAAAGGGTTATAAGAAAGATTTACAGCAAGGGTGTTATAAAAGAGAACAAGGCTTCAAGGCTAATCTCAAGACTGTATCAAAAAGCCCACAAAAAGTTTACTCAAGCAGAAGCAGAAGCATCATAA
- a CDS encoding co-chaperone GroES: protein MTLKPLMDRLIVEPEELEQKTESGIIIPDTAKEKPQQGKVIAVGDDVESIKEGDRVVFEKYAGNEIKLDDKKYVILKEDEVLAKIVD from the coding sequence ATGACTCTTAAACCACTGATGGACAGATTGATAGTTGAGCCTGAAGAGTTAGAGCAGAAAACAGAATCTGGCATCATCATTCCAGACACAGCAAAGGAGAAGCCACAGCAGGGTAAGGTTATTGCAGTGGGTGATGATGTTGAAAGCATAAAGGAAGGCGACAGGGTTGTATTTGAAAAGTATGCAGGCAACGAGATTAAACTTGATGACAAGAAGTATGTAATACTCAAAGAAGACGAAGTTTTAGCAAAGATTGTTGACTAA
- the groL gene encoding chaperonin GroEL (60 kDa chaperone family; promotes refolding of misfolded polypeptides especially under stressful conditions; forms two stacked rings of heptamers to form a barrel-shaped 14mer; ends can be capped by GroES; misfolded proteins enter the barrel where they are refolded when GroES binds), with the protein MTAKILEFGDSAREAIMRGVNKLADAVAVTMGPRGRNVVIDRRFGSPTITKDGVTVAREIELKDPYENMGAQLVKEVASKTSDVAGDGTTTATVLARAIFREGLRNVTAGANPIEIKRGIDKAVDKVVEELKKISKEVTEKKQIAEVGTISANNDKEIGEIIAEAMDKVGKNGVITVEEAKGTETTLELVEGMRFDRGYLSPYFVTNAEKMVAELEDAFIVITDKKVSSMQEFLPLVEKIAKTGRPFLVIAEEVEGEALATLVVNKLRGTLQCCAVKAPGFGDRRKEMLRDIAILTGGQVISEETGMKFDTVDLDVLGRAKKIIVDKENTTIVDGMGSKEEIQARIKQIEAQIEQSTSEYDKEKLRERMAKLAGGVAIIKVGAATETEMKEKKARVEDALNATKAAVEEGIVPGGGVALLRCQAALDNLKGENDDQDIGIKIIKKVLEEPAKVIANNAGFEGSIIINKIRENSDLSYGFDARNGDFVNMFEKGIIDPTKVERTAIQNAASVAGLMLTTETLITDDPKEREKEDKAMAGAGAGMY; encoded by the coding sequence ATGACAGCAAAGATTTTGGAGTTTGGTGATAGCGCAAGAGAAGCAATAATGAGAGGTGTAAATAAGCTTGCTGACGCAGTTGCCGTAACAATGGGTCCAAGGGGAAGGAATGTAGTAATCGACAGAAGATTCGGTAGCCCAACAATAACAAAGGACGGTGTAACTGTTGCAAGGGAGATAGAGCTAAAAGACCCTTATGAGAACATGGGTGCTCAGCTTGTAAAAGAAGTTGCTTCCAAGACAAGCGATGTTGCTGGTGATGGAACAACAACGGCAACTGTTTTGGCAAGGGCAATCTTCAGAGAAGGTTTAAGGAATGTAACAGCTGGTGCTAATCCAATCGAGATAAAGAGAGGAATTGACAAAGCCGTTGATAAGGTTGTTGAAGAGTTAAAGAAGATATCCAAAGAAGTAACAGAGAAGAAACAGATAGCTGAAGTCGGAACAATCTCTGCAAACAACGATAAAGAGATTGGCGAAATAATCGCCGAAGCAATGGACAAGGTTGGAAAGAACGGCGTAATCACAGTTGAAGAAGCAAAAGGCACAGAGACAACACTTGAGCTTGTTGAAGGTATGAGATTCGACAGAGGATATCTCTCTCCATACTTTGTAACTAACGCTGAGAAGATGGTTGCAGAGCTTGAAGATGCATTCATCGTAATCACAGACAAGAAAGTAAGCTCTATGCAAGAGTTCTTGCCACTTGTTGAAAAGATTGCAAAGACTGGCAGACCATTCCTTGTAATAGCTGAAGAAGTTGAAGGCGAAGCTTTGGCAACACTCGTCGTCAACAAGTTAAGAGGAACACTTCAGTGCTGCGCAGTTAAGGCACCAGGATTCGGCGACAGAAGAAAAGAGATGTTAAGAGACATCGCTATCTTGACAGGCGGTCAGGTAATCAGCGAAGAGACAGGTATGAAGTTTGACACTGTTGACTTAGATGTTCTCGGTAGAGCAAAGAAGATAATCGTTGACAAAGAGAATACAACAATCGTTGATGGTATGGGTTCAAAAGAAGAGATACAGGCAAGAATCAAGCAGATTGAAGCTCAGATTGAGCAGTCCACAAGCGAATACGACAAAGAGAAGCTAAGAGAGAGAATGGCAAAACTGGCCGGTGGTGTTGCAATCATCAAGGTAGGTGCTGCAACAGAGACAGAGATGAAAGAGAAGAAAGCAAGAGTTGAAGACGCACTGAACGCAACGAAAGCTGCTGTTGAAGAAGGTATAGTTCCAGGTGGTGGTGTAGCACTTCTGAGATGTCAGGCTGCTTTGGACAACTTAAAAGGCGAAAACGATGACCAGGATATCGGTATAAAGATAATAAAGAAGGTTCTCGAAGAGCCTGCAAAGGTAATAGCAAACAACGCTGGATTTGAAGGCTCAATTATAATCAACAAGATTAGAGAGAACAGCGACTTGTCCTATGGATTTGATGCAAGAAACGGCGACTTTGTAAACATGTTCGAAAAAGGTATTATCGACCCAACAAAGGTTGAAAGAACAGCAATCCAGAACGCTGCAAGTGTAGCTGGATTGATGCTTACAACAGAGACTCTCATTACTGACGACCCAAAGGAGAGAGAGAAAGAAGATAAAGCTATGGCTGGTGCTGGCGCTGGCATGTATTAA
- a CDS encoding MBL fold metallo-hydrolase, with product MIVKLVVGELQTNCYLFFDDETKETIIIDPGDEPEHIADELDKYGLIPIMVVNTHYHFDHVGGNAFLKERYDVPIAIGELDADFLENSHRDAFSLLGKRQDPSPDADILLSEDRSIKVGRFIFEVIETPGHTPGSISLYQAEEGVLFSGDTLFYESVGRWDLVGGNEFDLLRSVNRLLKLPKETVVYPGHGRETTIEHERSSNPFIEFAVK from the coding sequence ATGATTGTTAAACTTGTCGTAGGCGAATTACAAACAAACTGTTATTTGTTTTTCGATGATGAGACAAAAGAGACGATAATAATTGACCCAGGAGATGAGCCTGAACATATAGCTGATGAATTGGATAAATATGGGCTTATACCTATTATGGTGGTAAACACTCACTATCATTTTGACCATGTTGGTGGCAATGCGTTTTTGAAAGAGAGATACGATGTACCAATAGCCATAGGTGAACTTGACGCTGATTTTTTAGAGAATTCTCATCGAGACGCCTTTAGTCTTTTGGGTAAGAGACAAGACCCTTCGCCAGATGCTGATATACTACTTTCTGAAGATAGAAGTATAAAGGTTGGTAGGTTTATATTTGAAGTTATAGAGACTCCAGGACATACCCCTGGTTCAATTTCTCTTTATCAAGCGGAAGAAGGTGTTTTGTTTAGTGGAGATACTTTATTTTACGAATCCGTAGGTAGGTGGGACCTTGTTGGCGGGAATGAGTTTGATTTGTTAAGAAGTGTTAATAGGCTTTTAAAATTACCGAAGGAGACTGTTGTTTATCCTGGACACGGAAGAGAAACTACAATAGAACATGAACGCAGCTCGAACCCGTTTATAGAGTTTGCAGTTAAGTAA
- a CDS encoding ferredoxin family protein: MKKLRIEDKLYLIGYNVDHEYNHLGISDPEMCKTCEKKQCTYVCPASVYTWDEKEQKININYDACVECGTCRIACDYITWKYPRGGFGVAYKFG; the protein is encoded by the coding sequence ATGAAGAAGTTAAGAATAGAAGATAAGCTTTATCTTATAGGCTATAATGTTGACCATGAATATAACCATCTTGGTATAAGCGACCCTGAGATGTGTAAAACTTGCGAGAAAAAGCAGTGCACTTATGTTTGTCCTGCAAGTGTTTACACATGGGATGAGAAAGAGCAGAAAATAAACATCAACTATGATGCTTGTGTTGAGTGCGGAACATGTAGAATAGCTTGCGATTACATAACTTGGAAATACCCAAGAGGCGGCTTTGGAGTTGCATATAAATTCGGTTAA
- a CDS encoding FAD-dependent oxidoreductase, which yields MRKKDFDVIVVGAGPAGLAAGYVLAKAGVDVIIIERGKFPGSKNVMGGIFYREPMDDLIPDFYKEAPLERHIIEQRMWLMDDTSHFSFGIKTQKHNVEPYNCFSVFRAHFDKWFAKKVVEAGALLINETVVTEPIVEDGKVVGVRTDRPQGDLYADVVIAADGVQSFLAKSLGLRKKITPEKVAVGVKEIIGLSEDQINDRFGVKDASEGVTIEITGPFLKGMEGMAWIYTNKTSVSIGIGVIVKDMIEHRKNPNDLLEELKAHPSIAPLIEGGDTKEYLAHLIPEGGYYSVPKMYTDGFMVAGDAAMLVDSVHREGSNLAVESGKLAARTYLEARQAGDFSERMLSRYQEKIEESFVLKDLKHYRNLPELLEEKRYLLTDYPQFIIDAMIELYTVDGTPKPEKFRKLKEELKSRFGYVNLAKDIFTIWRKMR from the coding sequence ATGAGAAAAAAGGATTTTGATGTAATAGTTGTGGGAGCTGGTCCTGCAGGATTGGCTGCAGGTTATGTCTTGGCTAAGGCTGGTGTTGATGTTATCATCATAGAGAGAGGAAAATTCCCAGGCTCCAAAAATGTAATGGGTGGTATTTTCTATAGGGAGCCTATGGATGATTTGATTCCAGATTTTTACAAAGAAGCTCCACTGGAAAGACATATCATAGAGCAAAGAATGTGGTTGATGGATGATACTTCTCACTTTAGTTTTGGTATTAAAACTCAGAAACATAATGTTGAGCCTTACAACTGTTTTAGCGTGTTTAGGGCTCACTTTGATAAGTGGTTTGCGAAGAAGGTTGTTGAAGCTGGAGCTTTATTGATTAACGAGACAGTTGTAACAGAGCCTATAGTTGAAGATGGTAAAGTTGTTGGTGTAAGGACAGACAGACCTCAGGGTGATTTATATGCAGATGTTGTTATAGCGGCTGATGGTGTTCAGTCTTTCTTGGCTAAATCTTTGGGTTTGAGAAAGAAAATTACACCAGAGAAAGTTGCTGTAGGTGTGAAAGAGATAATAGGATTGAGTGAAGATCAGATAAACGATAGGTTTGGCGTAAAGGATGCATCTGAAGGTGTAACTATAGAAATTACGGGTCCATTCCTTAAAGGAATGGAAGGAATGGCTTGGATTTATACAAATAAAACATCTGTTTCTATAGGTATAGGCGTTATAGTCAAAGACATGATAGAGCATCGAAAGAATCCTAATGACTTGTTAGAAGAACTAAAGGCCCATCCGTCTATTGCTCCATTAATAGAGGGTGGAGACACAAAAGAGTATTTAGCTCACCTGATTCCAGAGGGTGGATATTACTCAGTTCCAAAAATGTACACTGATGGCTTTATGGTTGCAGGTGATGCTGCAATGCTTGTTGACAGTGTTCATAGAGAAGGTTCTAACCTTGCGGTAGAAAGTGGTAAGCTTGCAGCAAGGACGTATCTCGAAGCAAGACAGGCTGGCGATTTCTCAGAGAGAATGCTCTCAAGATATCAGGAAAAAATAGAAGAATCCTTCGTCTTAAAGGATTTGAAACATTACAGAAATTTGCCAGAGTTGCTTGAAGAGAAGAGATATCTCTTGACAGATTATCCACAGTTTATAATTGATGCTATGATAGAGCTTTACACCGTTGATGGCACTCCAAAGCCAGAGAAGTTTAGAAAGCTGAAAGAAGAGCTTAAGAGTAGATTTGGTTATGTCAACCTGGCTAAGGATATATTCACTATTTGGAGGAAGATGAGATGA